In the genome of Croceimicrobium hydrocarbonivorans, one region contains:
- a CDS encoding response regulator transcription factor: MRSKILIVDDEINILMSLEYLFKRKGYEVYIARNGNEAKNLADRYEPDLVLLDIMMPDVDGYEVCDYLKSKSTPPKVVFLSAKSKKDDVQKGYGHGADLYLLKPFSNKNLLQHIEELI; this comes from the coding sequence ATGCGTAGCAAAATTTTAATAGTTGATGATGAGATCAATATCCTGATGTCGCTGGAATACCTTTTTAAACGCAAAGGCTATGAGGTGTACATCGCCCGAAATGGCAACGAAGCCAAAAATTTGGCCGATCGTTATGAGCCGGATTTGGTGCTCCTGGATATTATGATGCCGGATGTAGATGGATATGAAGTATGCGACTATCTGAAATCAAAATCTACTCCACCCAAAGTGGTCTTCCTTTCCGCTAAAAGCAAGAAAGACGATGTGCAAAAAGGCTATGGACATGGCGCCGATCTCTATCTTCTAAAACCCTTCTCAAACAAAAATTTATTACAACATATAGAAGAACTAATCTAA